The Macaca fascicularis isolate 582-1 chromosome 1, T2T-MFA8v1.1 genome includes a window with the following:
- the MIB2 gene encoding E3 ubiquitin-protein ligase MIB2 isoform X3: MGWKPSEARGQSQSLQASGLQPKSLKAAGRATGRPDRSRAARPTMDPSAHRSRAAPPNMDPDPQAGVQVGMRVVRGVDWKWGQQDGGEGGVGTVVELGRHGSPSTPDRTVVVQWDQGTRTNYRAGYQGAHDLLLYDNAQIGVRHPNIICDCCKKHGLRGMRWKCRVCLDYDLCTQCYMHNKHELAHAFDRYETAHSRPVTLSPRQGLLRIPLRGIFQGAKVVRGPDWEWGSQDGGEGKPGRVVDIRGWDVETGRSVASVTWADGTTNVYRVGHKGKVDLKCVGEAAGGFYYKDHLPRLGKPAELQRRVSADGQPFQHGDKVKCLLDTDVLREMQEGHGGWNPRMAEFIGQTGTVHRITDRGDVRVQFNHETRWTFHPGALTKALGRVGKVVKVFGDGNLRVAVAGQRWTFSPSCLVAYRPEEDANLDVAERARENKSSLSVALDKLRAQKSDPEHPGRLVVEVALGNMARALDLLRRRPEQVDTKNQGRTALQVAAYLGQVDLVRLLLQARAGVDLPDDEGNTALHYAALGNQPEVGRVLLNAGCRADAINSTQSTALHVAVQRGFLEVVRALCEHGCDVNLPDAHSDTPLHSAISAGTGASGIVEVLTEVPNIDVTATNSQGFTLLHHASLKGHSLAVRKILARARQLVDAKKEDGFTALHLAALNNHREVAQILIREGRCDVNVRNRKLQSPLHLAVQQAHVGLVPLLVDAGCSVNAEDEEGDTALHVALQRHQLLPLVADGAGGDPGPLQLMSRLQASGLPGSTELTVGAAVACFLALEGADVSYTNHRGRSPLDLAAEGRVLKALQGCAQRFRERQAGGGAAPGPRHALGTPNTVTNLHVGAAPGPEAAECLVCSELALLVLFSPCQHRTVCEECARRMKKCIRCQVAVSKKLRADGSEVASAAPAPGPPRQLVEELQSRYRQMEERITCPICIDSHIRLVFQCGHGACAPCGSALSACPICRQPIRDRIQIFV; this comes from the exons ATG GGTTGGAAGCCCAGCGAGGCTAGAGGCCAGTCCCAAAGTCTCCAGGCATCAGGGCTGCAGCCCAAGAGCCTCAAGGCGGCCGGGCGGGCGACTGGACGGCCGGACAG GTCCCGAGCAGCCCGGCCCACCATGGACCCCTCTGCCCACAGGTCCCGAGCAGCCCCGCCCAACATGGACCCAGACCCCCAGGCGGGCGTGCAGGTGGGCATGCGGGTGGTGCGCGGCGTGGACTGGAAGTGGGGCCAGCAGGACGGCGGCGAGGGCGGCGTGGGCACGGTGGTGGAGCTTGGCCGCCACGGCAGCCCCTCGACACCCGACCGCACGGTGGTCGTGCAGTGGGACCAGGGCACACGCACCAACTACCGCGCCGGCTACCAGGGCGCGCACGACCTGCTGCTCTACGACAACGCCCAGATTG gcgTCCGGCACCCCAACATCATCTGTGACTGCTGCAAGAAGCACGGGCTGCGGGGGATGCGCTGGAAGTGCCGCGTGTGCCTGGACTACGACCTCTGCACGCAGTGCTACATGCACAACAAGCACGAGCTTGCCCACGCCTTCGACCGCTACGAGACAGCCCACTCACGCCC TGTCACGCTGAGTCCCCGCCAGGGCCTCCTGAGGATCCCACTAAGGGGCATCTTCCAGGGCGCGAAGGTGGTGCGAGGCCCCGACTGGGAGTGGGGCTCACAGGATG gaggggaagggaaaccAGGCCGTGTGGTGGACATCCGTGGCTGGGATGTGGAGACAGGCCGGAGTGTGGCCAGCGTGACGTGGGCTGATGGTACCACGAACGTGTACCGTGTGGGCCACAAGGGCAAGGTGGACCTCAAGTGTGTGGGCGAGGCAGCAGGCGGCTTCTACTACAAGGACCACCTCCCAAGGCTTG GCAAGCCGGCCGAGCTGCAGCGCAGGGTGAGTGCTGACGGTCAGCCCTTCCAGCACGGGGACAAGGTCAAATGTCTGCTGGACACTGACGTCCTGCGGGAGATGCAGGAAGGCCACGGCGGCTGGAACCCCAGGATGGCGGAG TTTATCGGACAGACGGGCACCGTGCATCGCATCACGGACCGCGGGGACGTGCGCGTGCAGTTCAACCACGAGACGCGCTGGACCTTCCACCCCGGGGCGCTCACCAAG GCCCTGGGCCGCGTCGGGAAAGTGGTGAAAGTGTTTGGAGACGGGAACCTGCGTGTAGCAGTCGCTGGTCAGCGGTGGACCTTCAGCCCCTCCTGCCTGGTGGCCTACCGGCCCGAGGAGGATGCCAACCTGGACGTGGCTGAGCGCGCCCGGGAGAACAAAA GCTCACTGAGCGTGGCCCTGGACAAGCTTCGGGCCCAGAAGAGTGACCCGGAGCACCCGGGAAGGCTGGTGGTGGAGGTGGCGCTGGGTAACATGGCCCGGGCTCTGGACCTGCTGCGGAGGCGTCCAGAGCAG GTGGACACCAAGAACCAAGGCAGGACCGCTCTGCAAGTGGCTGCCTACCTGGGTCAGGTGGACTTGGTACGGCTGCTGCTACAAGCCAGGGCGGGCGTGGACCTGCCGGACGATGAGGGCAACACGGCGCTGCACTACGCGGCCCTGGG GAACCAGCCTGAGGTCGGCAGGGTGCTCCTGAATGCTGGGTGCCGGGCAGATGCCATCAACAGCACCCAGAGCACAGCGCTGCACGTGGCCGTGCAGaggggcttcctggaggtggtgcGGGCCCTGTGTGAGCATGGCTGTGACGTCAACCTGCCT GATGCCCACTCGGACACGCCCCTGCACTCCGCCATCTCGGCGGGCACTGGCGCCAGTGGCATCGTCGAGGTCCTCACGGAGGTGCCAAACATCGATGTCACCGCCACCAACAGCCAGGGTTTCACCTTGCTGCACCATGCCTCCCTCAAAGGCCACTCGCT AGCTGTGAGAAAGATTCTGGCTCGGGCACGGCAGCTGGTGGACGCCAAGAAGGAGGACGGCTTCACGGCGCTCCACCTGGCCGCCCTCAACAACCACCGTGAGGTGGCCCAGATCCTCATCCGGGAG GGCCGCTGTGACGTGAATGTGCGCAACCGGAAGCTGCAGTCCCCGCTGCATCTAGCCGTGCAGCAGGCCCATGTGGGGCTGGTGCCACTGCTGGTGGACGCTGGGTGCAGTGTCAACGCCGAGGACGAGGAGGGGGACACAGCCCTGCACGTGGCGCTGCAGCGTCATCAGCTGCTGCCCCTGGTGGCTGATGGGGCCGGGGGGGACCCAGGGCCCTTGCAGCTGATGTCCAGG CTACAGGCCTCGGGCCTCCCCGGCAGCACGGAGCTGACGGTGGGCGCGGCGGTCGCCTGCTTCCTGGCGCTGGAGGGCGCCGACGTGAGCTACACCAACCACCGCGGCCGGAGCCCGCTGGACCTGGCCGCCGAGGGCCGCGTGCTCAAGGCCCTTCAAGGCTGCGCCCAGCGCTTCCG GGAGCGACAGGCGGGCGGGGGCgcggccccaggccccaggcacGCGCTCGGGACCCCCAACACCGTGACGAACCTGCACGTGGGCGCCGCGCCGGGGCCCGAGGCTGCTGAGTGCCTGGTGTGCTCCGAGCTGGCGCTGCTGGTGCTGTTCTCGCCATGCCAGCACCGCACCGTGTGCGAGG AGTGCGCGCGCAGGATGAAGAAGTGCATCAGGTGCCAGGTGGCCGTCAGCAAGAAGCTACGCGCAG ACGGCTCTGAGGTGGCGAgcgccgcccccgcccccggcccgccgcGCCAGCTGGTGGAGGAGCTGCAGAGCCGCTACCGGCAGATGGAGGAACGTATCACCTGCCCCATCTGCATCGACAGCCACATCCGCCTCGTGTTCCAGTGCGGCCACGGCGCATGCGCCCCCTGCGGCTCCGCGCTCAGCGCCTGCCCGATCTGCCGCCAGCCCATCCGCGACCGCATCCAGATCTTCGTGTGA
- the MIB2 gene encoding E3 ubiquitin-protein ligase MIB2 isoform X5 — MDPSAHRSRAAPPNMDPDPQAGVQVGMRVVRGVDWKWGQQDGGEGGVGTVVELGRHGSPSTPDRTVVVQWDQGTRTNYRAGYQGAHDLLLYDNAQIGVRHPNIICDCCKKHGLRGMRWKCRVCLDYDLCTQCYMHNKHELAHAFDRYETAHSRPVTLSPRQGLLRIPLRGIFQGAKVVRGPDWEWGSQDGGEGKPGRVVDIRGWDVETGRSVASVTWADGTTNVYRVGHKGKVDLKCVGEAAGGFYYKDHLPRLGKPAELQRRVSADGQPFQHGDKVKCLLDTDVLREMQEGHGGWNPRMAEFIGQTGTVHRITDRGDVRVQFNHETRWTFHPGALTKHHSFWVGDVVRVIGDLDTVKRLQAGHGEWTDDMAPALGRVGKVVKVFGDGNLRVAVAGQRWTFSPSCLVAYRPEEDANLDVAERARENKSSLSVALDKLRAQKSDPEHPGRLVVEVALGNMARALDLLRRRPEQVDTKNQGRTALQVAAYLGQVDLVRLLLQARAGVDLPDDEGNTALHYAALGNQPEVGRVLLNAGCRADAINSTQSTALHVAVQRGFLEVVRALCEHGCDVNLPDAHSDTPLHSAISAGTGASGIVEVLTEVPNIDVTATNSQGFTLLHHASLKGHSLAVRKILARARQLVDAKKEDGFTALHLAALNNHREVAQILIREGRCDVNVRNRKLQSPLHLAVQQAHVGLVPLLVDAGCSVNAEDEEGDTALHVALQRHQLLPLVADGAGGDPGPLQLMSRLQASGLPGSTELTVGAAVACFLALEGADVSYTNHRGRSPLDLAAEGRVLKALQGCAQRFRERQAGGGAAPGPRHALGTPNTVTNLHVGAAPGPEAAECLVCSELALLVLFSPCQHRTVCEECARRMKKCIRCQVAVSKKLRADGSEVASAAPAPGPPRQLVEELQSRYRQMEERITCPICIDSHIRLVFQCGHGACAPCGSALSACPICRQPIRDRIQIFV; from the exons ATGGACCCCTCTGCCCACAGGTCCCGAGCAGCCCCGCCCAACATGGACCCAGACCCCCAGGCGGGCGTGCAGGTGGGCATGCGGGTGGTGCGCGGCGTGGACTGGAAGTGGGGCCAGCAGGACGGCGGCGAGGGCGGCGTGGGCACGGTGGTGGAGCTTGGCCGCCACGGCAGCCCCTCGACACCCGACCGCACGGTGGTCGTGCAGTGGGACCAGGGCACACGCACCAACTACCGCGCCGGCTACCAGGGCGCGCACGACCTGCTGCTCTACGACAACGCCCAGATTG gcgTCCGGCACCCCAACATCATCTGTGACTGCTGCAAGAAGCACGGGCTGCGGGGGATGCGCTGGAAGTGCCGCGTGTGCCTGGACTACGACCTCTGCACGCAGTGCTACATGCACAACAAGCACGAGCTTGCCCACGCCTTCGACCGCTACGAGACAGCCCACTCACGCCC TGTCACGCTGAGTCCCCGCCAGGGCCTCCTGAGGATCCCACTAAGGGGCATCTTCCAGGGCGCGAAGGTGGTGCGAGGCCCCGACTGGGAGTGGGGCTCACAGGATG gaggggaagggaaaccAGGCCGTGTGGTGGACATCCGTGGCTGGGATGTGGAGACAGGCCGGAGTGTGGCCAGCGTGACGTGGGCTGATGGTACCACGAACGTGTACCGTGTGGGCCACAAGGGCAAGGTGGACCTCAAGTGTGTGGGCGAGGCAGCAGGCGGCTTCTACTACAAGGACCACCTCCCAAGGCTTG GCAAGCCGGCCGAGCTGCAGCGCAGGGTGAGTGCTGACGGTCAGCCCTTCCAGCACGGGGACAAGGTCAAATGTCTGCTGGACACTGACGTCCTGCGGGAGATGCAGGAAGGCCACGGCGGCTGGAACCCCAGGATGGCGGAG TTTATCGGACAGACGGGCACCGTGCATCGCATCACGGACCGCGGGGACGTGCGCGTGCAGTTCAACCACGAGACGCGCTGGACCTTCCACCCCGGGGCGCTCACCAAG CACCACTCCTTCTGGGTGGGCGACGTGGTCCGGGTCATCGGCGACCTTGACACGGTGAAGCGgctgcaggctgggcatggcgaGTGGACGGACGACATGGCCCCT GCCCTGGGCCGCGTCGGGAAAGTGGTGAAAGTGTTTGGAGACGGGAACCTGCGTGTAGCAGTCGCTGGTCAGCGGTGGACCTTCAGCCCCTCCTGCCTGGTGGCCTACCGGCCCGAGGAGGATGCCAACCTGGACGTGGCTGAGCGCGCCCGGGAGAACAAAA GCTCACTGAGCGTGGCCCTGGACAAGCTTCGGGCCCAGAAGAGTGACCCGGAGCACCCGGGAAGGCTGGTGGTGGAGGTGGCGCTGGGTAACATGGCCCGGGCTCTGGACCTGCTGCGGAGGCGTCCAGAGCAG GTGGACACCAAGAACCAAGGCAGGACCGCTCTGCAAGTGGCTGCCTACCTGGGTCAGGTGGACTTGGTACGGCTGCTGCTACAAGCCAGGGCGGGCGTGGACCTGCCGGACGATGAGGGCAACACGGCGCTGCACTACGCGGCCCTGGG GAACCAGCCTGAGGTCGGCAGGGTGCTCCTGAATGCTGGGTGCCGGGCAGATGCCATCAACAGCACCCAGAGCACAGCGCTGCACGTGGCCGTGCAGaggggcttcctggaggtggtgcGGGCCCTGTGTGAGCATGGCTGTGACGTCAACCTGCCT GATGCCCACTCGGACACGCCCCTGCACTCCGCCATCTCGGCGGGCACTGGCGCCAGTGGCATCGTCGAGGTCCTCACGGAGGTGCCAAACATCGATGTCACCGCCACCAACAGCCAGGGTTTCACCTTGCTGCACCATGCCTCCCTCAAAGGCCACTCGCT AGCTGTGAGAAAGATTCTGGCTCGGGCACGGCAGCTGGTGGACGCCAAGAAGGAGGACGGCTTCACGGCGCTCCACCTGGCCGCCCTCAACAACCACCGTGAGGTGGCCCAGATCCTCATCCGGGAG GGCCGCTGTGACGTGAATGTGCGCAACCGGAAGCTGCAGTCCCCGCTGCATCTAGCCGTGCAGCAGGCCCATGTGGGGCTGGTGCCACTGCTGGTGGACGCTGGGTGCAGTGTCAACGCCGAGGACGAGGAGGGGGACACAGCCCTGCACGTGGCGCTGCAGCGTCATCAGCTGCTGCCCCTGGTGGCTGATGGGGCCGGGGGGGACCCAGGGCCCTTGCAGCTGATGTCCAGG CTACAGGCCTCGGGCCTCCCCGGCAGCACGGAGCTGACGGTGGGCGCGGCGGTCGCCTGCTTCCTGGCGCTGGAGGGCGCCGACGTGAGCTACACCAACCACCGCGGCCGGAGCCCGCTGGACCTGGCCGCCGAGGGCCGCGTGCTCAAGGCCCTTCAAGGCTGCGCCCAGCGCTTCCG GGAGCGACAGGCGGGCGGGGGCgcggccccaggccccaggcacGCGCTCGGGACCCCCAACACCGTGACGAACCTGCACGTGGGCGCCGCGCCGGGGCCCGAGGCTGCTGAGTGCCTGGTGTGCTCCGAGCTGGCGCTGCTGGTGCTGTTCTCGCCATGCCAGCACCGCACCGTGTGCGAGG AGTGCGCGCGCAGGATGAAGAAGTGCATCAGGTGCCAGGTGGCCGTCAGCAAGAAGCTACGCGCAG ACGGCTCTGAGGTGGCGAgcgccgcccccgcccccggcccgccgcGCCAGCTGGTGGAGGAGCTGCAGAGCCGCTACCGGCAGATGGAGGAACGTATCACCTGCCCCATCTGCATCGACAGCCACATCCGCCTCGTGTTCCAGTGCGGCCACGGCGCATGCGCCCCCTGCGGCTCCGCGCTCAGCGCCTGCCCGATCTGCCGCCAGCCCATCCGCGACCGCATCCAGATCTTCGTGTGA
- the MIB2 gene encoding E3 ubiquitin-protein ligase MIB2 isoform X1: MGWKPSEARGQSQSLQASGLQPKSLKAAGRATGRPDRSRAARPTMDPSAHRSRAAPPNMDPDPQAGVQVGMRVVRGVDWKWGQQDGGEGGVGTVVELGRHGSPSTPDRTVVVQWDQGTRTNYRAGYQGAHDLLLYDNAQIGVRHPNIICDCCKKHGLRGMRWKCRVCLDYDLCTQCYMHNKHELAHAFDRYETAHSRPVTLSPRQGLLRIPLRGIFQGAKVVRGPDWEWGSQDGGEGKPGRVVDIRGWDVETGRSVASVTWADGTTNVYRVGHKGKVDLKCVGEAAGGFYYKDHLPRLGKPAELQRRVSADGQPFQHGDKVKCLLDTDVLREMQEGHGGWNPRMAETGTVHRITDRGDVRVQFNHETRWTFHPGALTKHHSFWVGDVVRVIGDLDTVKRLQAGHGEWTDDMAPALGRVGKVVKVFGDGNLRVAVAGQRWTFSPSCLVAYRPEEDANLDVAERARENKSSLSVALDKLRAQKSDPEHPGRLVVEVALGNMARALDLLRRRPEQVDTKNQGRTALQVAAYLGQVDLVRLLLQARAGVDLPDDEGNTALHYAALGNQPEVGRVLLNAGCRADAINSTQSTALHVAVQRGFLEVVRALCEHGCDVNLPDAHSDTPLHSAISAGTGASGIVEVLTEVPNIDVTATNSQGFTLLHHASLKGHSLAVRKILARARQLVDAKKEDGFTALHLAALNNHREVAQILIREGRCDVNVRNRKLQSPLHLAVQQAHVGLVPLLVDAGCSVNAEDEEGDTALHVALQRHQLLPLVADGAGGDPGPLQLMSRLQASGLPGSTELTVGAAVACFLALEGADVSYTNHRGRSPLDLAAEGRVLKALQGCAQRFRERQAGGGAAPGPRHALGTPNTVTNLHVGAAPGPEAAECLVCSELALLVLFSPCQHRTVCEECARRMKKCIRCQVAVSKKLRADGSEVASAAPAPGPPRQLVEELQSRYRQMEERITCPICIDSHIRLVFQCGHGACAPCGSALSACPICRQPIRDRIQIFV, translated from the exons ATG GGTTGGAAGCCCAGCGAGGCTAGAGGCCAGTCCCAAAGTCTCCAGGCATCAGGGCTGCAGCCCAAGAGCCTCAAGGCGGCCGGGCGGGCGACTGGACGGCCGGACAG GTCCCGAGCAGCCCGGCCCACCATGGACCCCTCTGCCCACAGGTCCCGAGCAGCCCCGCCCAACATGGACCCAGACCCCCAGGCGGGCGTGCAGGTGGGCATGCGGGTGGTGCGCGGCGTGGACTGGAAGTGGGGCCAGCAGGACGGCGGCGAGGGCGGCGTGGGCACGGTGGTGGAGCTTGGCCGCCACGGCAGCCCCTCGACACCCGACCGCACGGTGGTCGTGCAGTGGGACCAGGGCACACGCACCAACTACCGCGCCGGCTACCAGGGCGCGCACGACCTGCTGCTCTACGACAACGCCCAGATTG gcgTCCGGCACCCCAACATCATCTGTGACTGCTGCAAGAAGCACGGGCTGCGGGGGATGCGCTGGAAGTGCCGCGTGTGCCTGGACTACGACCTCTGCACGCAGTGCTACATGCACAACAAGCACGAGCTTGCCCACGCCTTCGACCGCTACGAGACAGCCCACTCACGCCC TGTCACGCTGAGTCCCCGCCAGGGCCTCCTGAGGATCCCACTAAGGGGCATCTTCCAGGGCGCGAAGGTGGTGCGAGGCCCCGACTGGGAGTGGGGCTCACAGGATG gaggggaagggaaaccAGGCCGTGTGGTGGACATCCGTGGCTGGGATGTGGAGACAGGCCGGAGTGTGGCCAGCGTGACGTGGGCTGATGGTACCACGAACGTGTACCGTGTGGGCCACAAGGGCAAGGTGGACCTCAAGTGTGTGGGCGAGGCAGCAGGCGGCTTCTACTACAAGGACCACCTCCCAAGGCTTG GCAAGCCGGCCGAGCTGCAGCGCAGGGTGAGTGCTGACGGTCAGCCCTTCCAGCACGGGGACAAGGTCAAATGTCTGCTGGACACTGACGTCCTGCGGGAGATGCAGGAAGGCCACGGCGGCTGGAACCCCAGGATGGCGGAG ACGGGCACCGTGCATCGCATCACGGACCGCGGGGACGTGCGCGTGCAGTTCAACCACGAGACGCGCTGGACCTTCCACCCCGGGGCGCTCACCAAG CACCACTCCTTCTGGGTGGGCGACGTGGTCCGGGTCATCGGCGACCTTGACACGGTGAAGCGgctgcaggctgggcatggcgaGTGGACGGACGACATGGCCCCT GCCCTGGGCCGCGTCGGGAAAGTGGTGAAAGTGTTTGGAGACGGGAACCTGCGTGTAGCAGTCGCTGGTCAGCGGTGGACCTTCAGCCCCTCCTGCCTGGTGGCCTACCGGCCCGAGGAGGATGCCAACCTGGACGTGGCTGAGCGCGCCCGGGAGAACAAAA GCTCACTGAGCGTGGCCCTGGACAAGCTTCGGGCCCAGAAGAGTGACCCGGAGCACCCGGGAAGGCTGGTGGTGGAGGTGGCGCTGGGTAACATGGCCCGGGCTCTGGACCTGCTGCGGAGGCGTCCAGAGCAG GTGGACACCAAGAACCAAGGCAGGACCGCTCTGCAAGTGGCTGCCTACCTGGGTCAGGTGGACTTGGTACGGCTGCTGCTACAAGCCAGGGCGGGCGTGGACCTGCCGGACGATGAGGGCAACACGGCGCTGCACTACGCGGCCCTGGG GAACCAGCCTGAGGTCGGCAGGGTGCTCCTGAATGCTGGGTGCCGGGCAGATGCCATCAACAGCACCCAGAGCACAGCGCTGCACGTGGCCGTGCAGaggggcttcctggaggtggtgcGGGCCCTGTGTGAGCATGGCTGTGACGTCAACCTGCCT GATGCCCACTCGGACACGCCCCTGCACTCCGCCATCTCGGCGGGCACTGGCGCCAGTGGCATCGTCGAGGTCCTCACGGAGGTGCCAAACATCGATGTCACCGCCACCAACAGCCAGGGTTTCACCTTGCTGCACCATGCCTCCCTCAAAGGCCACTCGCT AGCTGTGAGAAAGATTCTGGCTCGGGCACGGCAGCTGGTGGACGCCAAGAAGGAGGACGGCTTCACGGCGCTCCACCTGGCCGCCCTCAACAACCACCGTGAGGTGGCCCAGATCCTCATCCGGGAG GGCCGCTGTGACGTGAATGTGCGCAACCGGAAGCTGCAGTCCCCGCTGCATCTAGCCGTGCAGCAGGCCCATGTGGGGCTGGTGCCACTGCTGGTGGACGCTGGGTGCAGTGTCAACGCCGAGGACGAGGAGGGGGACACAGCCCTGCACGTGGCGCTGCAGCGTCATCAGCTGCTGCCCCTGGTGGCTGATGGGGCCGGGGGGGACCCAGGGCCCTTGCAGCTGATGTCCAGG CTACAGGCCTCGGGCCTCCCCGGCAGCACGGAGCTGACGGTGGGCGCGGCGGTCGCCTGCTTCCTGGCGCTGGAGGGCGCCGACGTGAGCTACACCAACCACCGCGGCCGGAGCCCGCTGGACCTGGCCGCCGAGGGCCGCGTGCTCAAGGCCCTTCAAGGCTGCGCCCAGCGCTTCCG GGAGCGACAGGCGGGCGGGGGCgcggccccaggccccaggcacGCGCTCGGGACCCCCAACACCGTGACGAACCTGCACGTGGGCGCCGCGCCGGGGCCCGAGGCTGCTGAGTGCCTGGTGTGCTCCGAGCTGGCGCTGCTGGTGCTGTTCTCGCCATGCCAGCACCGCACCGTGTGCGAGG AGTGCGCGCGCAGGATGAAGAAGTGCATCAGGTGCCAGGTGGCCGTCAGCAAGAAGCTACGCGCAG ACGGCTCTGAGGTGGCGAgcgccgcccccgcccccggcccgccgcGCCAGCTGGTGGAGGAGCTGCAGAGCCGCTACCGGCAGATGGAGGAACGTATCACCTGCCCCATCTGCATCGACAGCCACATCCGCCTCGTGTTCCAGTGCGGCCACGGCGCATGCGCCCCCTGCGGCTCCGCGCTCAGCGCCTGCCCGATCTGCCGCCAGCCCATCCGCGACCGCATCCAGATCTTCGTGTGA